The following proteins are co-located in the Macadamia integrifolia cultivar HAES 741 chromosome 3, SCU_Mint_v3, whole genome shotgun sequence genome:
- the LOC122073021 gene encoding ABC transporter I family member 1, which translates to MPLLKPPLPRLLLNNVSCMRNAQMVLKNINVSVHDGTALVLTGANGAGKSTFLRMLAGFSKPSAGEILWNGHDITDSGVFQQYKLQLNWVSLKDAIKERLTVLENVQWFEVLEGKSGKALPSLEFMGLGRLANEKSRMLSMGQRKRLQLARLLAIDRPIWLLDEPSVALDVEGVKLLEYIIAEHRKKGGIVFVATHLPIEIEDAMILRLPQRFPRRKTMVDLLD; encoded by the coding sequence ATGCCACTCCTAAAGCCACCGCTCCCAAGGCTCCTCCTCAACAATGTCTCCTGCATGCGAAACGCCCAGATGGTCCTTAAAAACATAAACGTCTCCGTCCACGATGGCACGGCCTTAGTTCTAACAGGCGCAAATGGCGCTGGCAAATCCACATTCCTTCGCATGCTTGCAGGTTTCTCAAAACCTTCAGCAGGTGAGATCCTCTGGAACGGCCATGACATCACTGACTCAGGTGTGTTCCAACAGTACAAGCTCCAGCTCAATTGGGTTTCCCTCAAGGATGCCATCAAAGAAAGGCTCACTGTCCTTGAAAATGTCCAGTGGTTTGAAGTCCTCGAAGGGAAGTCTGGCAAGGCCTTGCCTTCTCTTGAGTTCATGGGTCTTGGGAGGCTTGCTAATGAGAAATCAAGGATGCTTTCAATGGGGCAGCGTAAGCGGCTTCAGCTTGCGAGGTTGCTTGCAATTGATCGACCCATTTGGTTGCTGGATGAGCCCTCAGTCGCTTTGGATGTTGAAGGGGTGAAGCTTCTTGAATACATTATAGCTGAGCATCGAAAGAAGGGAGGTATTGTGTTTGTGGCTACTCATTTGCCGATCGAGATTGAGGATGCGATGATTTTGAGGTTGCCGCAGAGATTCCCACGACGGAAAACCATGGTTGATCTGCTCGATTGA